GTACAAGAAACGGGTTCCTCCTGTATTGTCGTTACCGGCACGTCCGACAGAGGCTCTTAATTTGAGTTTGGGGACATACTTTTTGATTACTTCCGGGTAGAAAGACTCATTGGAAATGTAGTAGGCAAGACCTACTGCCGGGAAGAAACCGAAACGGTTGCCCGAAGCAAATGCTTCCGAACCGGTGTATCCGAAGTTGCCTTCAATGAAATAGCGTCCGCCGTAACCGTAAGTTAAACGTCCTACCAGACCTTGCTTACGATAGGGAAGTGCTACATTGTGATATTGGGTTTCCTTTTGCATGTACAATAGCATGGCACCTACTTCGTGCTGGTCGAACGTACGTTTATAGTTGATGGCAGCATCTATGTAAATCTTCTTGGTTGCGCTTGTCGCACTATTCTTAGGGTCCTGCAATTCAGGGTTTCCGGATACGACTGTGGCAAATAATAGATTGCCGTTTTCGTCGTGTCCCGTAGCATGATATCTTGTCGGATTATATTCACGGCGAACGATCATTTCACTATCATAGTCATAACTTGCGTTCAGGCGTACAGACAAACCTTTGGTGATAAAATCCAGTTTCTGGTCTACATAAACTTTGGATTGAATGGCAGTACGGTATTCTTTGGCGTATCCGGAGTTCATCAATAAGTTGTACGGGTTGCGCATGTTAGCGTCACGTTCCTGTGAGTAGGTTGAAACAGTACCATCACTGTATACAGCCGGAAATGTATAAGGAGGAGTAATCAGCATGGAACGGAATATATTGGCAGTTCCTGTTCCCGGATAATTATTAACCAGATACTGAAGTGCGAGGTCAACTCCTACAGTTGTAGTGCTTGATACGTTCATATCAATATTTGAACGAAGATTGATACGGTCGATGCCGATGTTTGTATTATATTGTTTGGTAGGACTTCCTTTGAAAATACCACTTTCGTTGTAATATGCTGCCGAAACAAAGTATTTTGCTTTTTCTGTACCTCCACGTACATTCAAGGTATATCTGTGTGTGAATGTGTTTTTACGTAACATTTTGTCGATCCAGTTGGTATTTGGATATAGGTCCGGATCGTCATTGTTCCGGTAATGTGCAATTAAGTCATCCGAAAACTGCGGTAATTCCCCATCATTATGGAGTGCTTCGTTGAACAGGTCCAGATAGTCGGCCGAACCAACGAATTCGGGAAGACGGGTGGGGGAAGAAATGGTGTGTTCTGTCTTGAATGAAATCTTTGCCTTCTCTACACGTCCGCGTTTGGTAGTGACAAGTACTACACCATTGGCTCCCTCGGCACCATAAATGGCTGTTGCAGCGGCATCCTTCAAAACCGAAAACGTTTCGATTTCGTCGGGTTCAATATCACTCATGCTTCTGGGTACACCGTCCACAAGTACCAGTGGAGATGTACCACCCGCAAAGGTACTTACGCCTCGAATCCAAAACTCTGCGTTATCATATCCGGGTTCACCCGAACGTTGTACTGCAATCAAACCGGCGACTTGTCCGGCAAGACTGTTATTCAGGCTTCGCGAAGGGACAACGATATCCTTTGGTTTGATGGAACTCATAGAAACGACTACGCTTTCCTTTTTCTGCTGTCCGTAGCCGACTACTACAACTTCGTCCAGCGCTTTGGAGTCTTCGTTCAGCATCACATTGATGTTGCGGCGCCCTTTTACTTTTATTTCTTCGGTTACGTATCCAAGATATGATACTTGCAAAATTGCATTGTCGGAAGGAATCATAATCTGATAACGTCCTTCTACATCGGTTATTGCTCCGACGTTTGATTGTCCTTTTACTACAACATTGGCTCCGATGATAGATTCTCCTTTGCTGTCTGTTACTACACCTGTTATTTTAATCTTATTTTGTTGCGTTGTTTCTGAACTCTCTATGCCATTCATCGGCTTTTCCGCATTGCCGGCATTTATGAGTGGAGAAAAACATAAAGAAAAGAACAGAACACCGATTCGCGCGGTTGTGTGCACTTTGTTTGAAGTAAATAAAATGTTTTTCATAATTTTGATTTTAAAATAATAACTAGTTTACCGGTTTTGTTTGTAAACGATAGGGATGGTAAATCATAATACTGTAATATTTCCATAGGCATTGATTGTGTGTTGATTTTTGATTAAAAATTAGGTTGTGAAATATAGAATTTAGTAAACTCTAAGGCGGTATAAGTTCATGGAGAACTTGGTGGGATGAGTATTATGAGTACATATTAATTTCAAATACCTCCTGAAATATTACTTTATCAGAATTATAAAAGGAAAAGATAGGGTAAACGAAGAAATAACTTTTAAAAAAAGCATCAATTTATAGCGTATTTCTGAAAAATATAACTATTTTTGTCGCCAACAAAGCAAAGAAAATCATTCAATATTTGTAAACCTTAAATTTTCAAAAGATGAAAGCTTATTTTTCTAAAATCTGCTACCAAGTTCTCCATGAACTTATCTGAATATATCCTTAATTTATCTATTATTTATCTGATTATTAATATATTGTATGTTTGATCGGAATGAGCTAAAATAGTATTTAACATATTCCTGTTTTGTCTGTCTTATCCTTATTTTACGTTTTGTATAATTATATATGTATCATTATTTTGTAATGAGCGTGTGCCGGTATAGAAAAACTTTTAATGCCTTATTTCAATTAATTTTAAGCAGGTTCATGGGAAAAACAATTTTAAAAATTACCTTTGCAATATTCTAAGTTTTATCTCAAATAAAAAGCATATGAACAAAATGAGAGTTTTTTTATTGTTTGCTGTTTTGGTTGGTGTGATAAGTGCTTGTCAATCAAAGAGCGAACAGACTGCGGGACAAGAGCAGGATACTATGGATGATAGTCTGGCTGTTGCTCCTACAGAAGATGAGAAAACAATCTTCGGGGTAGTAGAAGATGCTTCGATGAATAATTTTATGTTGGTTACTTCGAAAGGAGATACAGTGTTCGTCAGTACGATGGATCAGGAGCCGAGTGAAGTCGGTGGCTTCGAACTGGGAGACACCGTACAGGTGAATTACATAGAAGAAGAGGAAGAGCCGGGATCGAATACGATACCAACTGCAAAGAAAGTGATTGTAGTAGGGAAGAAGGCGGATCGGACTAATGACTAATTAATAATCTAATCAGAACTACAGAATGAAAAAGAAAATGTTGGCAGCAACTCTGTTGATGGGTTTATTGGCTGCATGTGGAGGTAACTCTGCCTCAATTGTTGGCTCATGGGTAGAACCTGTGCCGGGACTGGAAGGACAAGTACAAGGTATTAAGATGGAAGAAGGAGGCGTTGCTTCTTCTGTCAATATGGCTACTTTGGTTTATGAAAGCTGGAAACAGGAAGGAACTAAACTGATTCTGACAGGAAAAAGTATCGGTAATGGCCAGACGATTGAATTT
This sequence is a window from Bacteroides thetaiotaomicron VPI-5482. Protein-coding genes within it:
- a CDS encoding SusC/RagA family TonB-linked outer membrane protein; amino-acid sequence: MKNILFTSNKVHTTARIGVLFFSLCFSPLINAGNAEKPMNGIESSETTQQNKIKITGVVTDSKGESIIGANVVVKGQSNVGAITDVEGRYQIMIPSDNAILQVSYLGYVTEEIKVKGRRNINVMLNEDSKALDEVVVVGYGQQKKESVVVSMSSIKPKDIVVPSRSLNNSLAGQVAGLIAVQRSGEPGYDNAEFWIRGVSTFAGGTSPLVLVDGVPRSMSDIEPDEIETFSVLKDAAATAIYGAEGANGVVLVTTKRGRVEKAKISFKTEHTISSPTRLPEFVGSADYLDLFNEALHNDGELPQFSDDLIAHYRNNDDPDLYPNTNWIDKMLRKNTFTHRYTLNVRGGTEKAKYFVSAAYYNESGIFKGSPTKQYNTNIGIDRINLRSNIDMNVSSTTTVGVDLALQYLVNNYPGTGTANIFRSMLITPPYTFPAVYSDGTVSTYSQERDANMRNPYNLLMNSGYAKEYRTAIQSKVYVDQKLDFITKGLSVRLNASYDYDSEMIVRREYNPTRYHATGHDENGNLLFATVVSGNPELQDPKNSATSATKKIYIDAAINYKRTFDQHEVGAMLLYMQKETQYHNVALPYRKQGLVGRLTYGYGGRYFIEGNFGYTGSEAFASGNRFGFFPAVGLAYYISNESFYPEVIKKYVPKLKLRASVGRAGNDNTGGTRFLYRPTYKMDAGGFTQGYNDTGGGLNGIGNGIIEGRFAAPYLGWEVEDKQNYGFDIGLFDNRLEVIFDYFDSTRSQILLQRQTVPQLGGLRDDPWQNFGKVRNRGVDMSVNAHQNIGKVKLSARGTFTFTRNKILEYDELPPKYDYQAITGKRVSDKDNLYYIAERLYTEDDFTVSTNANGLKTYKLRSEIPQPTLGGLLGPGDIKYTDVNGDGIIDSYDRVRGIGHPETPEIIYGFGLNAEYKGIYASIFFQGAGNTSVLLGGKTSEGWYPFSWGVDQSNYRTFALNRWTENNPSQDVIIPRLHKSNANNANNRVASTWWLRDGSFLRLKNIEIGYQIPKKFLSKIGFEAARIYLMGYNLAVWDHIKYFDPEAGNANAGLNYPLPRTYTIGLDFTF
- a CDS encoding lipocalin family protein; the protein is MKKKMLAATLLMGLLAACGGNSASIVGSWVEPVPGLEGQVQGIKMEEGGVASSVNMATLVYESWKQEGTKLILTGKSIGNGQTIEFVDTMDIKRLTADSLVLDNQGMEIRYAKQK